From one Gossypium hirsutum isolate 1008001.06 chromosome D08, Gossypium_hirsutum_v2.1, whole genome shotgun sequence genomic stretch:
- the LOC107918271 gene encoding uncharacterized protein, with translation MSLHYDGGATIIQDEKEESLSEDGVFIEIKKLGGNCRRIRSKIGIEASLDTIWDILTDYEKLADLIPGLAVSKVVEKNDKFARLFQIGQQNLPLGLKFNAKGVLDCYEKDVEILPHGKKREIQFKMVEGDFTKFEGTWLLEQFSKTKNEDNHQVIGGEESSHTTLSYLVDVKPKLWLPIRLVEGRLRKEIKTNLSCIRAEAKRVITAFTSL, from the exons ATGAGAAGGAAGAATCGTTGTCTGAAGACGGTGTCTTCATTGAGATAAAAAAGCTTGGAGGGAACTGTCGTAGAATTCGGTCCAAAATTGGAATTGAAGCCAGCCTTGATACTATTTGGGACATTTTGACTGACTACGAGAAGTTGGCTGATCTTATTCCGGGTCTTGCTGTCAGCAAAGTTGTTGAAAAAAATGACAAGTTTGCTAGACTTTTTCAG ATTGGACAGCAAAACTTGCCATTGGGTTTGAAATTCAATGCTAAAGGAGTTTTAGATTGTTATGAGAAAGATGTTGAGATTTTGCCTCATGGTAAAAAACGTGAAATTCAATTCAAGATGGTTGAAGGTGACTTCACAAAGTTTGAAGGAACATGGTTGCTTGAACAG TTTAGTAAAACAAAAAATGAAGACAATCATCAAGTAATTGGTGGTGAAGAATCCTCCCACACAACACTTTCGTATTTGGTTGATGTAAAGCCCAAGCTGTGGTTGCCCATTCGTCTTGTTGAAGGCAGGCTTCGTAAGGAGATAAAGACCAACCTTTCCTGTATACGTGCTGAAGCCAAGAGAGTTATAACTGCTTTCACCTCTCTTTAA